The following coding sequences are from one bacterium window:
- a CDS encoding YggS family pyridoxal phosphate-dependent enzyme, with the protein MVGIEENLKIVQKRIAEAALKTGRQPGDITLVAVTKTVASDLINQAIAGGVTVIGENRVQEAVQKHPDISGGVQWHLIGHLQSNKAKKAVEMFSLIHSVDSPDLAREIGRRALEANKVQEVLLEVNTSGEPQKYGFGLEEILNALNEVKDIEGIKVMGLMTVGPLTEDDQRVRKAFRRLRIIFQEAAKLGLPNVQMKHLSMGMSGDFETAIEEGSNMVRIGSAIFGARH; encoded by the coding sequence ATGGTTGGAATTGAAGAAAATCTTAAGATCGTTCAAAAGCGGATAGCCGAGGCTGCCTTAAAAACCGGCCGCCAGCCCGGCGATATCACCCTGGTGGCGGTCACCAAGACCGTGGCCTCAGACCTGATAAACCAGGCCATCGCCGGAGGAGTGACCGTCATCGGCGAGAACCGGGTGCAGGAGGCGGTCCAGAAGCATCCCGATATAAGCGGCGGCGTGCAATGGCACCTGATAGGACACCTCCAAAGCAACAAGGCCAAAAAAGCGGTGGAGATGTTCTCCCTGATCCACTCGGTAGATTCCCCGGACCTGGCCCGGGAGATCGGCCGGAGGGCGCTGGAGGCAAACAAAGTGCAGGAGGTCCTGCTGGAGGTCAATACTTCGGGAGAGCCACAGAAATACGGGTTCGGGCTGGAAGAGATCTTGAATGCTTTAAATGAAGTAAAGGATATAGAGGGAATAAAGGTCATGGGTCTGATGACGGTGGGCCCGCTGACCGAAGACGACCAAAGGGTGCGAAAGGCATTCCGTCGGTTGAGAATAATTTTTCAGGAGGCTGCCAAGCTGGGCCTGCCGAACGTTCAGATGAAGCACCTGTCCATGGGAATGTCCGGCGACTTCGAGACAGCGATAGAGGAAGGGTCGAACATGGTGCGGATCGGCAGCGCCATCTTCGGAGCCAGGCACTGA